Sequence from the Helianthus annuus cultivar XRQ/B chromosome 13, HanXRQr2.0-SUNRISE, whole genome shotgun sequence genome:
GAAAGGATGTCATGGTTACAAGAGTCTATCTATCGCATATAGACTTTAATCGTGGCCTAATCGTCGAGGTGAAGTCGGGACCTAAAAGATCGAATGGAACAGTACATAGACAAGTAAATTCCTTATGAATTCCAAGGTACTCTCTTTAATTAAGAATTACGGGATTCATCATTCGAGAGGAAGTAGACTACTCAAGAATTTCACATTTCATTTATGTCATAATTGAATAAAGAATTCATAAAatctaaataaaaataataaggaagacagaatcaatgaagTTTTGCTTGATTTTCACTGAAAACTTGAGTAAGGAGTAGATCCTTTTGGAGTTTTCTAGAATCTGAAAGCGAGAActcctttctttttctttttttctttatttGACCTACTTTAGCCGGATGAAAGGAAACTTTCACGTCCgatttttaggggggggggtggGAGATCCTATCCCAATTTTTATTTTGCTAGGCCCATAGATAAAAAACCCACTTTTTTACGATTACGGGGTTTATTGGAATATGAAATTCAACCCTGGAAATACAGGATCCCAATTTTTTTTACTACCCGGAGCTTCGATACATTTCGAAATCGAGAGATGTCTACCGGAGGAGGTTCTATCAGACAACAATTAGCCAATCTAGATTTACGAATGATTATAGATTATTCATTGGTAGAATGGAAAGAATTGGAGGAAGAGGAATCCACAGGGAATGAATGGAAAGATCGAAAAGTTGGAAGAAGAAAAGATTTTTTGCTTAGACGCATGGAATTGGCTAAGCATTTTATTCGAACAAATATAGAACCAAAATGGATGGTTTTGCGTCTATTACCAGTTCTTCCTCCTGAATTTAGACCAATCTATCATATAGGTGAGGATAAATTAGTGACCTCGGATATTAATGAAATCTATAGAAGAATTATCTATCGGAATAATACTCTTACAGATCTATTAACAACAAGTATGACTACACCAGAAGAATTAATAATATCTCAGGAAAAATTGCTACAAGAAGCCGTGGATGCACTTCTTGATAATGGAATCTGCGGACAACCAATGAGGGATGATCATAAGAGATATTACAAGTCGCTTTCAGATGTAATTGAAGGCAAAGAAGGAAGAGTTTGCGAGACTCTGCTTGGTAAACGAGTCGATTATTCAGGGCGGTCAGTGATTGTCGTGGGCCCTTCACTTTCATTACATCGATGTGGATTGCCTCGCGAAATTGCAATAGAACTTTTCCAGGCATTTGTAATTCGTGACCTAATTAGAAAACATCTTGCTTCGAACATATGAGTTGCTAAAAGTCAAATTCGGAAAAAAAAACCATCAATGAATATTAATATGAAAATACTGTTAAAGAACAACCCATTTGAGGgcatttttctttcattgtgacTCTAACTCCCACttatattcaggacctctgcgggcatcccatttgaccttgacagtAGGCACAttcttccttcgaagcttctttacctgtcgatcctcaatcgacaaaggtttctccacaaatttcaagttctcgtctatgtgcacatccgtgtgtggtatgactagcgattcatcagctagacatttcttcagattgcagacgtggaatacgttgtgaataccactgagctcttcaggccagtttaacttataagctactattcctacacattcgatgatctcgaatggtcctatatatcttgggcttaacttaccctttttaccaaatcgcatcatccctttccagggtgataccttaagcagaactttatcaccaacctcaaacttcagAGGTTTTCACCTTTtatccgcatagcttttctgcctatccctggaagctttcaggcggtcacgaatgtggacaatcttgtccgtcgtttcgaagacaaGGTCGGGACCTGacaactgagcttctcctacttctgcccaacaaataggcgttctttattttctaccatataatgcctctaAAGGCatggcctgaatgctggtatgatagctattattgtaggagaactcaaccaatggcagatgcttatcccaactaccgcctaagtcaatcacacatgcacgcaacatgtcttccagagtttgaatggtacgttcactctgcccatccgtctaaggatggtaagccgtactgaaatttaagcgcgtatccaaagactgttggaaacttttccaaaagtgtggcGTGTATCTGgtgtctctatcagagataatagccactggtactccatgtagagttacaatcttatcaacatacagttgggctaacatgtcagaactataagtttccttgatgggtaggaaatgtgttgacttagtcagtctattaATTAttacccatatagtgtcatttcctttctttgtctttggcagcttggtgatgaaatccatcgtcaccatttcccatttccaagtgggaatttcaggctatTGCAGCAATCTTGACGGCTTtcgatgttcagctttgacttgcgcacatgtcaaacattttcaagcctatccaccaatagtttgccttcaaatcctggtacatcttatcagctccaggatgaacggaatatttggaactgtgggcttcctgaaggatgacgtcccgaagtcctccataaacaggaacccatattcttccatttaatctcaggattccgtccttgccataggataactgttcttcagttactcctagcttttcatcaggatagttagattccaacacagcttccttctgtgcagctaataatctttcattcaaactattcttgatttcaat
This genomic interval carries:
- the LOC118485476 gene encoding DNA-directed RNA polymerase subunit beta', producing MKQKFSSMIDRYTHQQLRIGLVSPQQISTWSKKILPNGEIVGEVTKPYTFHYKTNKPEKDGLFCERIFGPIKSGICACGNYRVIGDEKEDPQFCEQCGVEFVDSRIRRYQMGYIKLAYPVMHVWYLKRLPSYIVNLLDKPLNELEDLVYCSFYFARPIDKKPTFLRLRGLLEYEIQPWKYRIPIFFTTRSFDTFRNREMSTGGGSIRQQLANLDLRMIIDYSLVEWKELEEEESTGNEWKDRKVGRRKDFLLRRMELAKHFIRTNIEPKWMVLRLLPVLPPEFRPIYHIGEDKLVTSDINEIYRRIIYRNNTLTDLLTTSMTTPEELIISQEKLLQEAVDALLDNGICGQPMRDDHKRYYKSLSDVIEGKEGRVCETLLGKRVDYSGRSVIVVGPSLSLHRCGLPREIAIELFQAFVIRDLIRKHLASNI